The following are from one region of the Corylus avellana chromosome ca1, CavTom2PMs-1.0 genome:
- the LOC132183336 gene encoding uncharacterized protein LOC132183336, translated as MGFYWHPEPHKRKEAWSLLKYLRTFEPTPWVCAEDFNEILSNSKKCGGRGRARGLMNDFQNALETCVLHDIDYRGPKYTLTNGQEGIDFTQERLDRVVANQEWCELFPGAEAIVEATINSDHNLILLRVQRKEGGIRRRRGFRYEASWGLEPDCHKIVKQIWRVKDRRVGLSMGLRDMMNESEKGFLAWQHVHGSQVGATIKQKEALLVEHQGREGPLETHSIHTLKLELNSLLEQEELKWRQRAKEHWLKEGDRNTKFFHESANQKRKSSQLYKILDVEGRPYTVEEVSTMLNQMSPLKAPGPDGFSVSFFHTHWGTVGPEVLANRLKAILPHIISKNQSAFIQGKLISDNILAAYETLHTMQARMWGKDGYMAVKLDMSNAYDRVEWGFLEAVMRKMGFDAKWIHLILMCVSSATYLVIVNATPMGRIVPSRGIRQGQQLNKDKTSIFFSHNTSPEIKQTILVLMGIPKTRRYDKYLGLPALVGKSRSQAFKSIKDRVWKRMQDWKLNFLSQAGNEVLLKAVVQAIPTYSMSIFKLPKGLNLEINAPMQKFLWGYQKNDSRIHWMSWNRKGV; from the exons ATGGGTTTTTATTGGCATCCAGAACCTCATAAAAGAAAGGAGGCATGGAGTTTATTGAAATATCTGAGAACCTTCGAACCAACTCCTTGGGTCTGTGCAGAGGACTTTAATGAGATCTTGAGTAATTCCAAGAAGTGTGGAGGGCGTGGACGTGCTAGGGGTTTGATGAATGATTTTCAAAATGCTTTGGAAACTTGTGTTTTGCATGATATCGATTATAGGGGTCCAAAATATACTTTGACTAATGGTCAGGAGGGAATTGATTTTACACAAGAAAGATTGGACAGAGTTGTTGCTAACCAGGAATGGTGTGAATTATTTCCTGGAGCTGAAGCTATTGTGGAGGCAACTATTAATTCTGATCATAACCTAATTCTGTTGAGGGTGCAAAGAAAAGAAGGAGGCATCAGAAGGAGGCGTGGTTTTCGGTATGAGGCGAGTTGGGGATTGGAACCTGATTGTCACAAGATAGTAAAGCAGATATGGCGAGTAAAAGACAGAAGGGTGGGTCTTTCTATGGGTCTACGGGATATGATGAATGAAAGTGAGAAGGGATTTTTGGCTTGGCAGCATGTTCATGGCAGTCAGGTGGGAGCCacaattaaacaaaaagaagcTTTATTGGTTGAACACCAAGGGCGTGAAGGTCCATTGGAAACTCACAGTATTCATACTTTGAAGCTTGAATTAAATTCTTTGTTAGAACAAGAGGAGCTAAAGTGGAGACAAAGAGCAAAAGAGCATTGGTTGAAAGAAGGAGATCGTAATACCAAGTTTTTTCATGAAAGCGcaaatcaaaagagaaaatcCAGCCAGTTGTATAAGATTTTAGATGTTGAGGGTCGG CCATACACGGTTGAAGAGGTTTCTACAATGCTTAATCAAATGTCTCCACTTAAAGCACCTGGGCCAGATGGTTTTTCTGTAAGCTTTTTCCATACACATTGGGGTACTGTGGGTCCAGAG GTGTTAGCTAATAGACTTAAAGCAATTCTACCTCATATTATCTCGAAGaatcaaagtgcttttattCAAGGCAAATTGATTTCAGATAATATCCTGGCAGCTTATGAGACATTGCACACTATGCAAGCACGGATGTGGGGAAAAGATGGGTATATGGCAGTTAAGCTTGATATGTCGAACGCTTATGATAGGGTGGAGTGGGGATTTCTTGAAGCAGTGATGAGAAAGATGGGTTTTGATGCCAAATGGATTCACCTTATTTTAATGTGTGTCAGCTCAGCTACTTATTTAGTTATTGTGAATGCTACTCCCATGGGTAGAATTGTCCCATCGAGAGGAATACGGCAAG GGCAACAATTGAATAAGGATAAGACATCTATCTTTTTCAGTCATAATACTTCGCCTGAAATCAAACAAACTATATTGGTTTTGATGGGGATCCCAAAAACAAGAAGGTATGACAAGTATCTTGGGTTGCCAGCTTTGGTTGGTAAATCGAGGTCTCAGGCTTTTAAAAGTATAAAGGATCGGGTATGGAAGAGAATGCAAGATTGGAAGTTGAATTTCCTTTCTCAAGCTGGGAATGAGGTATTATTGAAAGCTGTTGTTCAAGCTATACCTACATATAGCATGAGTATTTTCAAGCTCCCTAAAGGTTTAAACTTAGAAATAAATGCTCCAATGCAGAAGTTTTTGTGGGGCTATCAAAAGAATGATTCTAGAATTCACTGGATGAGCTGGAATAGAAAGGGagtgtag